One part of the Marinobacterium rhizophilum genome encodes these proteins:
- a CDS encoding universal stress protein has protein sequence MYNHIMVPVDLAHADQLSKALQTAADLARLYQASVCYVGVSASTPSSVAHTPDEFTRKMEQFGQAQAAKHQLPNVSSAAYISHDPAVDLDDTLMRAAKDSGADLVVMASHVPGLLEHVFASNAGYFASFSKVSVLVVR, from the coding sequence ATGTATAACCACATCATGGTGCCGGTCGACCTGGCCCACGCAGACCAACTGAGCAAGGCGCTGCAAACAGCTGCCGACCTGGCACGGCTTTACCAGGCTTCCGTCTGTTACGTCGGTGTCAGCGCCAGTACACCGAGCAGCGTTGCCCATACGCCGGACGAGTTCACCCGCAAAATGGAGCAGTTCGGCCAGGCCCAGGCCGCAAAACACCAGCTCCCCAACGTCAGCAGCGCCGCCTACATCAGTCACGACCCGGCCGTCGACCTGGATGACACCCTGATGCGTGCCGCCAAGGATTCCGGCGCTGACCTGGTCGTGATGGCATCCCATGTACCGGGGTTGCTGGAGCATGTGTTCGCATCCAATGCGGGGTACTTCGCATCCTTTTCCAAGGTGTCCGTGCTGGTTGTCCGCTAG
- a CDS encoding SPFH domain-containing protein — MLIDGIVLAGIFLVLVVVTVALGVKTVPQGSKFVVQRLGKYHKTLGPGLNIIFPYIDAVAYKVTTKDIVLDIPSQEVITRDNAVIIANAVAYINIVSPEKAVYGVEDYRFAIQNLVQTSLRSIVGEMDLDDALSNRDAIKAKLKGAISDDISDWGITLKTVEIQDINPSDTMQHAMEEQAAAERGRRATVTRADGEKAAAILEAEGRLEASRRDAEAQVVLAQASQTAIEKVTAAIQNNELPVMYLLGERYIEAMKDLAASDNAKTVILPGDIPAAVRGIMGGLSK, encoded by the coding sequence ATGTTGATTGATGGAATCGTACTCGCCGGTATTTTTCTGGTGCTGGTGGTGGTTACTGTGGCGCTGGGCGTCAAAACCGTACCCCAGGGCAGCAAGTTCGTGGTGCAGCGTCTGGGCAAATACCACAAGACTCTGGGGCCAGGCCTCAATATCATCTTTCCGTACATCGATGCGGTGGCTTACAAGGTGACGACCAAGGACATCGTGCTGGATATTCCGTCCCAGGAAGTGATTACGCGGGATAACGCCGTGATCATTGCCAACGCGGTGGCTTACATCAATATCGTATCGCCGGAGAAGGCGGTCTACGGCGTGGAGGACTACCGCTTTGCCATCCAGAACCTGGTGCAGACGTCTCTGCGATCGATTGTGGGCGAGATGGACCTGGACGACGCGCTGTCCAACCGCGATGCCATCAAGGCCAAGCTCAAGGGCGCCATTTCCGATGATATCTCCGACTGGGGCATTACCCTCAAAACCGTAGAAATTCAGGACATCAACCCCTCCGACACCATGCAGCATGCGATGGAAGAGCAGGCCGCCGCCGAGCGTGGCCGCCGCGCCACCGTGACCCGTGCCGACGGTGAAAAGGCCGCCGCCATTCTGGAGGCCGAAGGCCGGCTGGAGGCTTCACGTCGCGATGCCGAGGCCCAGGTGGTGCTGGCCCAGGCGAGCCAGACCGCCATCGAAAAGGTCACCGCGGCGATCCAGAACAACGAACTGCCGGTGATGTACCTGCTGGGTGAGCGCTACATCGAGGCCATGAAAGACCTGGCGGCATCCGACAATGCCAAGACCGTGATCCTGCCTGGAGATATTCCGGCGGCGGTGCGCGGCATCATGGGCGGTTTAAGCAAGTAG
- a CDS encoding NfeD family protein, translated as MEFVIQDWHWLAFGMLLVMAEVFIPSFTIFWFGLGAVIVAAVLWLVPDFAFSWQLVLWALFSSLFAALWFRFFKPLMVDRTKAGIAREAISGESGQVIKVPEPGGRGVVRFTTPLLGDDEWDFICDSEVALGDRVHVKDVSGNTLIVEKRS; from the coding sequence ATGGAGTTTGTAATACAGGACTGGCACTGGCTGGCGTTTGGCATGCTGCTGGTGATGGCGGAGGTGTTCATCCCGAGCTTTACTATCTTCTGGTTTGGGCTGGGCGCGGTCATCGTGGCAGCGGTGCTCTGGCTGGTGCCGGATTTCGCCTTCAGCTGGCAACTGGTGCTCTGGGCGCTGTTTTCCAGCCTGTTCGCGGCGCTCTGGTTTCGGTTCTTCAAGCCACTGATGGTGGATCGCACCAAGGCGGGCATTGCGCGTGAAGCTATCAGTGGTGAAAGTGGCCAGGTTATCAAGGTGCCAGAGCCCGGCGGACGCGGTGTGGTGCGTTTTACCACGCCGCTGCTGGGGGACGATGAATGGGATTTCATCTGCGACAGCGAAGTTGCCCTGGGAGACCGGGTGCACGTCAAGGATGTGTCGGGTAATACCCTGATCGTGGAAAAACGCTCATAA
- a CDS encoding LysR family transcriptional regulator — protein MGFSIEQLQAFVAAAEQGSFSAAARHLRKAQSVVSVAVNHLEIDCGVALFDRSARSPVLTPAGQALLADAQAILHRCDEMRSSAAALNQGLESRLALAVDAAIPLESLVQTLRGFEQTFPHLELELLNPTSSDVAQLVSTGRVDLGVMFEQEFYPRGFHFKGIGHVEVLALAGPSHPLAALDSVGLADLEQYRQLMATTRAMHFSRQPELKGGRSWRVESQYGILALLREGFGWAYLPRHFVQDALERQEVKQLALGFQQVNIQTGIDLIWSRDKAPGPAGRWLIDSLSSAAASAAPGSTHG, from the coding sequence ATGGGCTTTAGCATCGAGCAGCTGCAGGCCTTTGTTGCGGCGGCGGAGCAGGGCTCCTTCTCCGCCGCCGCGCGGCACCTGCGCAAGGCGCAATCGGTGGTGAGCGTGGCGGTGAACCATCTGGAGATCGACTGTGGTGTGGCCCTGTTTGATCGCAGCGCCCGCAGTCCGGTGCTGACTCCGGCGGGTCAGGCCCTGCTGGCCGATGCCCAGGCGATCCTGCACCGCTGTGACGAGATGCGCAGCAGTGCCGCCGCCCTCAACCAGGGGCTTGAATCCCGCTTGGCCCTGGCGGTGGATGCGGCCATTCCGCTGGAATCCCTGGTGCAAACGCTGCGCGGTTTCGAACAGACCTTTCCCCACCTGGAGCTGGAGTTGCTCAACCCCACCAGCAGCGATGTGGCACAGCTGGTGAGCACCGGCCGGGTTGATCTTGGCGTTATGTTCGAACAGGAGTTTTACCCCCGCGGGTTTCACTTCAAGGGCATCGGGCACGTCGAAGTGCTGGCCCTGGCCGGGCCTTCTCACCCGCTGGCGGCGCTCGACAGCGTGGGGCTGGCGGACCTGGAACAGTATCGCCAGTTGATGGCCACCACCCGGGCCATGCATTTCAGTCGCCAGCCCGAGCTCAAGGGCGGGCGCAGCTGGCGAGTCGAGAGCCAGTACGGCATTCTGGCGCTGCTGCGCGAGGGTTTTGGCTGGGCCTATCTGCCGCGTCATTTTGTGCAGGACGCGCTGGAACGCCAGGAGGTCAAACAGCTGGCGCTGGGTTTTCAGCAAGTTAATATCCAGACCGGCATCGATCTGATCTGGAGTCGCGACAAGGCCCCGGGGCCGGCGGGTCGCTGGTTGATTGATTCACTCAGCAGTGCGGCGGCCTCGGCAGCGCCCGGTTCCACCCACGGGTAA
- a CDS encoding SemiSWEET transporter, which yields MDNTTLVGMLAAVCTTAAFVPQVLQILKSGNVDGISVAMYSTFTFGVTMWLIYGIILQDLPMFLANLVTFLLSSSVLILTLRKRWQNRRAPKGVIPHV from the coding sequence ATGGACAACACTACACTGGTCGGCATGCTTGCCGCCGTTTGCACCACCGCCGCCTTCGTGCCCCAGGTGCTGCAGATTTTGAAAAGCGGCAATGTCGACGGCATTTCCGTCGCCATGTATTCGACCTTCACCTTCGGCGTCACCATGTGGCTGATCTACGGCATCATCCTGCAGGATCTGCCGATGTTTCTGGCGAACCTGGTGACCTTCCTGCTGTCCTCCTCCGTGCTGATCTTGACCCTGCGCAAACGGTGGCAGAATCGCCGTGCCCCGAAGGGCGTTATCCCTCACGTCTGA
- a CDS encoding methyltransferase family protein produces the protein MTVDQLETKVPPLAIVLICALCMIAIARVFPGPAPVADVGRVLAVFCLLAGGFLAVAGVLAFRRAQTTVDPMLHRRATALVTTGVYSITRNPMYVGLLFVLLALGCYLSSPYAMVMCVLFVLYMNRFQIRPEEALLESIFKDAYRAYRARVRRWL, from the coding sequence ATGACGGTTGATCAGCTGGAAACCAAGGTGCCGCCCCTGGCGATCGTGCTGATTTGCGCGCTCTGCATGATCGCTATTGCACGGGTTTTTCCGGGACCCGCGCCTGTGGCCGATGTGGGGCGGGTGCTGGCTGTCTTTTGTCTGCTGGCGGGCGGGTTCCTGGCCGTTGCCGGTGTGCTGGCCTTTCGGCGGGCGCAGACGACCGTTGATCCGATGCTGCACAGGCGTGCCACTGCACTGGTCACCACGGGCGTTTACTCGATCACCCGCAATCCGATGTACGTGGGGCTACTGTTTGTCCTGCTGGCGCTAGGCTGTTACCTGTCCAGCCCGTATGCCATGGTGATGTGCGTACTGTTCGTGCTGTACATGAACCGTTTTCAGATCAGGCCTGAAGAAGCACTGCTGGAGTCCATCTTCAAGGATGCCTATCGGGCATACCGGGCCCGGGTGCGCCGCTGGCTGTGA